The Xenopus tropicalis strain Nigerian chromosome 7, UCB_Xtro_10.0, whole genome shotgun sequence genome includes a region encoding these proteins:
- the LOC116412124 gene encoding zinc finger CCCH domain-containing protein 13-like, with amino-acid sequence RQSERVRERQRERVRERQSERVREESEQMRDEKKDEEEQRERQRERQRERQRKRERERTVREREMVRRTEERRETERDREKKQEREKACERAE; translated from the exons agacagagtgagagagtgagagagagacagagagagagagtgagagagagacagagtgagagagtgaga GAAGAGAGTGAACAGATGAGAGATGAGAAGAAGGATGAAGAagaacagagagagagacagagagagagacagagagagagacagagaaaaagagagagagagaggacagtgagagagagagagatggtgAGAAGGACAGAGGAGAGacgagagacagagagagacagagaga agaaacaggaGAGAGAGAAAGCGTGCGAGAGAGCAGAgtga